A single region of the Candidatus Rokuibacteriota bacterium genome encodes:
- a CDS encoding c-type cytochrome, whose product MRRPFLGVVVFTLAMVLLFVWIGEVITRVSGEGERRASAVVTGGDITPEAGEAIFWGRGKCYTCHAVGNRGASIRGPNQGESGPLGTAIGARAEARARERTKATGRPFTATDYLVESLLDPGAYVVEGYKNEMPNPIRPPISLKPDEVRAVIAYLQSLGGTADVAAIKLPAGLAAQVAQAGKAEEGKPYLPGDPKKGEELFFNPESNAACAKCHAVDGKGGTVGPELTGVAGTRDTRFIIESILEPSKDIASGYEPILVITKEGQYLTGIIKRQDANVIEIVDSQGRAHQVPQSQIQQKAPQKTSLMPENFKEILTVEEFHDLLAFLHTLK is encoded by the coding sequence ATGAGGCGTCCGTTCCTTGGGGTGGTCGTTTTTACGCTTGCGATGGTGCTCCTCTTCGTCTGGATCGGCGAGGTGATCACGAGAGTCTCCGGGGAAGGGGAGCGTCGCGCGTCGGCAGTCGTCACCGGCGGCGACATCACCCCTGAGGCCGGCGAGGCCATCTTCTGGGGCAGGGGGAAGTGCTACACCTGCCACGCCGTCGGAAATCGCGGCGCGTCCATCCGGGGACCGAACCAGGGGGAGTCGGGTCCGCTGGGGACCGCCATCGGAGCCAGGGCCGAGGCGCGGGCCCGGGAGCGCACCAAGGCCACGGGCAGGCCGTTCACCGCGACTGATTACCTGGTTGAATCGCTACTGGATCCGGGCGCGTACGTCGTAGAGGGGTACAAGAATGAGATGCCTAACCCCATTCGTCCGCCCATCAGCCTGAAGCCTGACGAGGTCAGGGCGGTGATCGCGTACCTCCAGAGCCTGGGGGGAACGGCGGACGTGGCGGCCATCAAGCTTCCGGCCGGCCTGGCGGCTCAGGTCGCTCAGGCGGGGAAGGCGGAGGAGGGGAAGCCTTACCTTCCGGGGGATCCGAAAAAGGGGGAGGAGCTGTTCTTTAACCCGGAGTCCAACGCAGCCTGCGCCAAGTGCCACGCGGTGGACGGGAAAGGCGGCACGGTGGGGCCGGAGCTGACCGGGGTCGCCGGGACCCGGGACACCCGGTTCATCATCGAGTCCATCCTGGAGCCTTCCAAAGACATCGCGTCAGGTTACGAGCCGATCCTCGTCATCACGAAGGAGGGTCAGTACCTCACCGGGATCATCAAGAGGCAAGACGCCAACGTGATCGAGATCGTGGACAGCCAAGGCCGGGCCCATCAGGTCCCCCAAAGCCAGATCCAACAGAAGGCCCCCCAGAAAACCTCGCTCATGCCCGAGAACTTCAAGGAAATCCTCACGGTGGAGGAGTTCCACGATCTCTTGGCTTTTCTCCACACCCTGAAATGA